The Deltaproteobacteria bacterium sequence CGGCCGCCGGCAGACGATCCATTACAAGGGGGAAATCAACCTGGTCACGGAGGTGGACCGCGAGTCGGAGGCGTACATCCTGGGGCGGATCCGGGAGACGTATCCCGACCACGGGGTGCTGTCCGAGGAGAGTCCGGAGCTTTCCTCTCCGTCGCCGTATCGCTGGATCGTCGATCCGGTCGACGGGACCACGAATTACGCGCACGGGTACCCGTGCTTCTGCGTCTCGGTGGCCGTCGAGCGGGAGGGCGCGGTGGTCGCCGGGGCGGTCTTCGATCCGCTCCTGGCGGAGTCGTTCACGGCGGCCGCCGGTTCCGGGGCGTGGCGGAACGGGGAGCGGATCTCCGTTTCCGATACGTCGGATCTTCGCAAGTCGCTCCTCGCCACCGGGTTCGCCTACGACGTGAAGGAGTCGTCGGACAACAACTTCGACTACTTCCGGGCGTTCGTCCT is a genomic window containing:
- a CDS encoding inositol monophosphatase, with product MDNGRLLAFAEDLARGAGEILRRNYGRRQTIHYKGEINLVTEVDRESEAYILGRIRETYPDHGVLSEESPELSSPSPYRWIVDPVDGTTNYAHGYPCFCVSVAVEREGAVVAGAVFDPLLAESFTAAAGSGAWRNGERISVSDTSDLRKSLLATGFAYDVKESSDNNFDYFRAFVLTGQAIRRDGSAALDLCYLACGRFDGFWELKLKPWDTAAGLLILHEAGGMSSRLDGGPYDIHQPDLLASNGRIHQRMVEVLRSAKR